The following coding sequences lie in one Thermodesulfobacteriota bacterium genomic window:
- the yidD gene encoding membrane protein insertion efficiency factor YidD, translating into MALPLMWAVRLFQTTVSRVDGPRCPSYPTCSAYAVEALREHGPVLGIALTAGRLLSDADEAAFSPRIFVGGRWRVYAPVEDDLAFLRGRLDP; encoded by the coding sequence GTGGCCCTTCCGCTGATGTGGGCGGTCCGACTGTTCCAGACCACGGTGAGCCGGGTCGACGGGCCCCGTTGTCCGAGCTACCCCACCTGCTCGGCGTACGCTGTGGAGGCGCTGCGCGAGCACGGACCGGTGCTGGGGATTGCCCTGACGGCGGGACGGCTCCTGTCCGACGCCGACGAGGCGGCGTTCTCACCGCGGATCTTCGTAGGGGGCAGATGGCGGGTGTACGCCCCCGTGGAGGACGACCTGGCCTTCCTGAGAGGCCGGCTCGACCCGTGA
- a CDS encoding TlpA disulfide reductase family protein — protein MRPLLLVLLVPLVLVFGCAGPRLVGEVMPLAGPRPPGNGTVEVGRPYFDFAAPALGGGVVTLSEIVGQKAILLQFWSISCAPCLEEFPLLSRLQAEYGGRGFQVLGVNIDNGGPARLRETLQTRGIVFPYPVALDPDLSASARYAPWAVPVTVLIDRTGMVRAVHTGFKPALGAVIEEEVQKLLEMCRQ, from the coding sequence ATGAGGCCTCTGCTCTTGGTGCTGCTGGTGCCCCTAGTCCTAGTGTTCGGCTGTGCGGGGCCCCGGCTGGTGGGCGAGGTGATGCCCCTGGCGGGGCCACGGCCGCCGGGAAACGGCACGGTGGAGGTGGGCAGGCCCTACTTCGACTTCGCCGCCCCCGCCCTCGGCGGCGGGGTGGTCACCCTGTCCGAGATCGTGGGGCAGAAGGCCATTCTGCTCCAGTTCTGGAGCATCTCCTGCGCCCCATGCCTGGAGGAGTTCCCGCTCCTCTCCCGGCTCCAGGCCGAGTACGGGGGGCGGGGGTTCCAGGTGCTCGGGGTCAACATTGACAACGGCGGGCCGGCGAGGCTTCGGGAGACCCTGCAGACGCGGGGGATCGTCTTTCCGTACCCGGTGGCGCTGGACCCGGACCTGAGCGCCTCGGCGCGCTACGCACCGTGGGCCGTACCGGTCACGGTGCTCATCGACAGGACCGGCATGGTGAGGGCGGTCCACACGGGGTTCAAACCTGCACTCGGAGCGGTGATCGAAGAAGAAGTGCAGAAACTTCTGGAGATGTGCAGGCAATGA